A stretch of DNA from Mycolicibacterium celeriflavum:
TTCTTGCCGAGCACGCGTCGCTGAAGTTCATCGACACCGGATCTCAGGTCGGCCAGCGCCTCCTCGGGCGGAATCTTGCCCAAAGCGGCCGTCGCCTCGGCGGGGTCGGCGAACGTTGCCGTTCCGCCCTGCGCCGAGAGCAGATCGATCGCCAACGCGGAGTAGCCGATGCCCGCAAACCGTCCCGCCACCGAGCGGGTGTGGTCGTTGAGTCCCTTGTTCTCGTGAATGACCAGAACGCCACCCCGGGCGGTCGGCGCTTCGGCCCAGGCGCCCTGAAGTTCGCCCCGAGGCCCGGCCCAGGTGATCGGCGCGGTGGGCAGGGCGTTCTCGGCGCCCGGTGGCGGCGCGCTCGCGGTTGCGGGGTCACTCGAGGTCACCGGCGCCTCCGCCGCGGGCTCTCGGGTTTGGCTACACGCGGCGAACAACGCCGTCGCCCCGGCGGTGCCGACGCCGAGCAGGGCGAGCCGACGCAGCGCCTCGCGCCGCGACAGCAGCCCGTCGACGTGGTCGGTGGCGATCTCTTCAGCGATGTAGCGCTGCAGCGGGGTCACCTTCGCGAGTATGCCCCCGCATTCGATGTCGGAACAGTGCACGTCAAGCCCATCAGTAGACAGAAATAGAAATCTGTTCACAATTTTCATTGACACTCGTCAACTCGGACTGTTCTATGGCCTGGTGAGCTACGACACGATCATCCGCAACGGTCGCTGGTTCGACGGCACCGGTGCCCCGTCGGCCGTGCGGAACCTCGGTATTCGCGACGGCCGCGTCGTCGCGGTCAGCACCGACGACCTCGACGCGACCGACTGCCCCCAGGTCATCGACGCGACCGGCAAGTGGGTGCTGCCGGGCATGCTCGACATCCACACCCACTACGACGTCGAGGTCCTCAACGGCCCGGCCCTGGCCGAATCGCTGCGACACGGCGTGACCACCGTGATGCTCGGCTCGTGCTCACTGTCGACCGTGCACGTCGACGCCACCGACGCGGGCGACATCTTCGGCCGGGTGGAAGCGATCCCCCGCGAACACGTCATCGGCGCGGTCGAGCAGCACAAGACCTGGTCGAATTGCGAGGAGTACATCGAGGCGCTGGAGTCGCGGCCGCTCGGCCCCAACGTCGCCGCCTTCATCGGGCACTCCGACATGCGGGCTGCGGTGATGGGTCTGGACCGCGCCACCCGCAAGGACGTGCGACCCACCAAGGGCGAACAAGCGCAGATGGAGCGCTGGCTTGCCGAGGCGCTGAAGGCCGGGTTCGTCGGAATGTCTTCGCAACAACTGCTTTTCGACAAGCTCGACGGCGACGTCTGCCGGTCGCGGACGCTACCGTCGACCTACGCCAAGCCACGGGAGTTGCGCCGGCTGAAGTCGCTGCTGCGCCGCGCCGGGCGGGTGCTGCAGTCTGGCCCGGACATCCAGAACCCGCTCAACCTCGGCTCGCAGCTGGCGCAGTCGCTGGGCATCGTCCGTAATCCGCTCAAGACCAGCCTGCTGTCGGCGGCGGACGTGAAATCCAACCCGTACAGCATTCACGCATTGGGTCCGGCCGCCCGGCTTGTCAACAAGCTCGGCGGCAACTTCCGGTGGCAGCATCTGCCGGTGCCGTTCGAGGTCTACGCCGACGGCATCGACCTGGTCGTCTTCGAGGAGTTCGGGGCGGGTGCCGCGGCGCTGCACATGCGCGACGAGGTCGAGCGCAACGAGTTGATGCGCGACGAGGCCTACCGCCGCCGCTTCCGCAAGGAGTACGAGAGCAAGCTGGGTATCCGCGTATGGCAGCGCGACTTCTTCGACGCCGAGATCGTCGCCTGTCCCGACGCGTCGGTCGTCGGCAAGTCGTTCGGTGAGGTCGGCCGGGACCGCGGCGGGTTGCACCCCGTCGACGCGTTCCTCGACCTGGTGCTCGACCACGGACGGGCGCTGCGCTGGCGCACCACGATCTCCAACCATCGGCCCGACGTGCTCAGAAAGCTGGCGCACGACACCGGAATTCAGATGGGCTTCTCCGACGCCGGTGCACACCTGCGCAACATGACGTTCTACAACATGGGTCTGCGGTTTCTGCGCCATGTGCACGACGCCGAGAAGACCGGACGGCCGTTCATGACGATCGAACACGCGGTGCACCGGATCACCGGAGAACTGGCCGACTGGTACCGCATCGACGCCGGCCATCTGCGCATCGGAGACCGCGCCGACGTCGTCGTCGTCGACCCCGCGCATCTCGACGACTCGCTGGACCGCTATGCCGAATCGGAAGTCGATCAGTACGGGGGGCTCTCACGGATGGTCAACCGCAACGACGACACCGTGACCGCCGTCTTGGTTTCCGGGCGTGCGGTGTTCCTCGACGGCCAACTCACCGACCTCGTCGGCAACCGGCGGACCGGGCGGTTTCTGCGTGCGGCGCACAAGGCGCCGGCGCTCTCGCGACAGGAAGGTGAACTGGCCAGTGTCAGTTAGCGATACGGTGCTCGGAATGTGGAAGGCGCTGTCGGCGCGTGACTGGGAGACGGTGAAGACCTTCCTGTCCGACGACTGCATCTACCTCGACATGCCGGTCGGTCCGACCGCCGCCGCGCGTGGGCCCGAAGACATCGTCAAGCGCCTCAAGATCGGCCTCGAGCCGCTGGCGTCCTACGAGAACTTCAACGGCCTGATGCTCGACAACGGTGCGGACGTGATGTACGAGCATCACGAGGAATGGCACTGGGCCACCGGCGAATCCGCCATCCTGAAGTTCGTCAGCGTGCATCGCGTGGAGAACGGCAAGATCACCTTGTGGAAGGACTACTGGGACATGGGGGCGCTGGCGAACAACGCGCCGCCGACCTGGATGGAAGACTTCGCCAACGCCGACATGTCGTGGGTGTTCGACGCGACCGGCCTGGTCTAGTCGTCAT
This window harbors:
- a CDS encoding dienelactone hydrolase family protein, which produces MTPLQRYIAEEIATDHVDGLLSRREALRRLALLGVGTAGATALFAACSQTREPAAEAPVTSSDPATASAPPPGAENALPTAPITWAGPRGELQGAWAEAPTARGGVLVIHENKGLNDHTRSVAGRFAGIGYSALAIDLLSAQGGTATFADPAEATAALGKIPPEEALADLRSGVDELQRRVLGKKVAAVGFCMGAGYVWRLLAAGEPRLSAAVPFYGPTPENPDFSRSKDVAVLGIYAAEDQRVNATEPVARAALEKAGLVFELVTEPDADHAFFNDTRERYNATAAADAWRRVQDWLSRYVA
- a CDS encoding nuclear transport factor 2 family protein, producing MSVSDTVLGMWKALSARDWETVKTFLSDDCIYLDMPVGPTAAARGPEDIVKRLKIGLEPLASYENFNGLMLDNGADVMYEHHEEWHWATGESAILKFVSVHRVENGKITLWKDYWDMGALANNAPPTWMEDFANADMSWVFDATGLV
- a CDS encoding N-acyl-D-amino-acid deacylase family protein; this encodes MSYDTIIRNGRWFDGTGAPSAVRNLGIRDGRVVAVSTDDLDATDCPQVIDATGKWVLPGMLDIHTHYDVEVLNGPALAESLRHGVTTVMLGSCSLSTVHVDATDAGDIFGRVEAIPREHVIGAVEQHKTWSNCEEYIEALESRPLGPNVAAFIGHSDMRAAVMGLDRATRKDVRPTKGEQAQMERWLAEALKAGFVGMSSQQLLFDKLDGDVCRSRTLPSTYAKPRELRRLKSLLRRAGRVLQSGPDIQNPLNLGSQLAQSLGIVRNPLKTSLLSAADVKSNPYSIHALGPAARLVNKLGGNFRWQHLPVPFEVYADGIDLVVFEEFGAGAAALHMRDEVERNELMRDEAYRRRFRKEYESKLGIRVWQRDFFDAEIVACPDASVVGKSFGEVGRDRGGLHPVDAFLDLVLDHGRALRWRTTISNHRPDVLRKLAHDTGIQMGFSDAGAHLRNMTFYNMGLRFLRHVHDAEKTGRPFMTIEHAVHRITGELADWYRIDAGHLRIGDRADVVVVDPAHLDDSLDRYAESEVDQYGGLSRMVNRNDDTVTAVLVSGRAVFLDGQLTDLVGNRRTGRFLRAAHKAPALSRQEGELASVS